Proteins from one Panicum virgatum strain AP13 chromosome 7K, P.virgatum_v5, whole genome shotgun sequence genomic window:
- the LOC120642171 gene encoding probable aspartyl protease At4g16563: protein MAPPPPLLLLLPLLSTAGAAPTISTSTTTLPLYRHLPHVAETAHHHPLSRLAAASLARASHLKRPAHHKAQAPSSTTALYPHSYGGYAFTASLGTPPQPLPVLLDTGSHLAWVPCTSNYHCRNCPTAAVPTFHPRNSSSSRLVGCRNPSCLWVHSAARLAATNCTAGAVCPPYAVVYGSGSTGGLLIADTLRAPGRAAVRNFVVGCSLVSVHQPPSSLAGFGRGAPSVPAQLGLTKFSYCLLSRRFDDNAAVSGSLVLGGGRAGGGMQYVPLLKSAAGDKQPYAVYYYLALSGVTVGGKAVRLPERAFSANAAGAGGAIVDSGTTFTYLDPSVFQPVAEAVIAAVGGRYKRSKEAEDGLGLRPCFALPQGAKSMALPELSLHFKGGAEMRLPLENYFVVAGRAPVTAGPPGAGEAICLAVVTDMGGAGDVGGGPAIILGSFQQQNYLVEYDLEKERLGFRRQPCAASSS from the coding sequence atggctccgccgccgccgctcctcctcctcctccctcttctctccaccgccggcgccgcgccgaccATTTCCACTTCCACCACGACGCTCCCCCTATACCGCCACCTCCCGCACGTCGCCGAGACAGCGCACCACCACCCGCTctcgcgcctcgccgccgcctcgctcgcCCGCGCCTCGCACCTCAAGCGCCCCGCCCACCACAAAGCCCAAGCGCCAAGTTCCACCACCGCGCTCTACCCACACTCGTACGGCGGCTACGCCTTCACCGCCTCCCTCggcacgccgccgcagccgctgcccgtcctcctcgacaccgGCAGCCACCTCGCCTGGGTGCCCTGCACCTCCAACTACCATTGCCGCAactgccccaccgccgccgtccccacCTTCCACCCCAggaactcctcctcctcccgcctcgTCGGCTGCCGCAACCCCTCCTGCCTCTGGGTCCactccgccgcgcgcctcgccgccaccaactgcaccgccggcgccgtctGCCCGCCCTACGCCGTCGTCTACGGCTCCGGCTCAACCGGCGGCCTCCTCATCGCCGACACGCTCCGCgcgcctggccgcgccgccgtcagGAACTTCGTCGTCGGGTGCAGCCTCGTGTCCGTGCACCAGCCGCCGTCGAGCCTCGCGGGCttcggccgcggcgcgccgtcCGTGCCCGCGCAGCTCGGACTCACCAAGTTCTCCTACTGTCTGCTCTCCCGCCGCTTCGACGACAACGCCGCCGTCAGCGGCTCGCTggtcctcggcggcggcagagccGGCGGCGGGATGCAGTACGTCCCGCTGCTCAAGAGCGCGGCCGGCGACAAGCAGCCGTACGCCGTGTACTACTACCTGGCCCTGAGCGGCGTGACGGTGGGCGGCAAGGCCGTGCGGCTGCCGGAGCGGGCCTTCTCCGCCAACGCCGCCGGGGCGGGAGGCGCCATCGTGGACTCGGGCACCACCTTCACGTACCTGGACCCGTCGGTGTTCCagccggtggcggaggcggtgaTCGCGGCGGTGGGCGGGAGGTACAAGCGGTCCAAGGAGGCGGAGGACGGGCTGGGCCTGCGTCCCTGCTTCGCGCTGCCGCAGGGCGCCAAGTCCATGGCGCTGCCGGAGCTGTCGCTCCACTTCAAGGGCGGCGCCGAGATGCGGCTCCCGCTGGAGAACTACTTCGTGGTCGCAGGGCGAGCTCCCGTGACCGCTGGtccgccgggcgccggcgaggccatCTGCCTCGCCGTGGTCACCGACATGGGAGGCGCGGGAGACGTGGGCGGCGGGCCGGCCATCATTCTGGGTAGCTTCCAGCAGCAGAACTACTTGGTGGAGTACGACTTGGAGAAGGAGAGGCTGGGCTTCCGCCGGCAGCCGTgcgccgcgtcgtcgtcgtga
- the LOC120640397 gene encoding protein MAIN-LIKE 1-like — MFNNTHGNSVDRILLPYAREIADAEDDLPPYSWGSAVLAATYHGLCDGCSKTDGEAIFSGCPLLLQLWSYERIAVGRPIVSQEPYHDILYGDDEEGWPTMGTLWNWRQRSWAHAQIRRAYPEFVSELDMLTPENIIWEPYTLEAVARRAPLGLSPHYSANAGMWLTTTVLIYDIAVEAHCPHRVMRQFGQRQEVVEEWHAVLSRLAHHDATVVGAMGRCR; from the exons atgttcaacaacacccATGGCAACTCCGTCGACAGGATCCTACTTCCGTACGCACGAGAGATTGCGGATGCAGAGGATGActtaccgccctacagctggggttcGGCGGTATTGGCGGCCACCTACCATGGACTCTGCGACGGGTGCAGCAAGACAGATGGTGAGGCTATTTTCTCGGGGTGCCCACTCCTGCttcagctttggtcgtacgagaggatagcGGTTGGTCGCCCTATCGTGAGCCAGGAGCCATACCACGACATCTTGtacggcgacgacgaggagggtTGGCCCACGATGGGTACCCTCTGGAACTGGCGTCAG AGATCTTGGGCGCATGCCCAGATTAggcgcgcatatcctgagttcgTGTCGGAGCTGGATATGCTGACGCCAGAGAATATTATATGGGAGCCATACACCCTAGAGGCGGTGGCGAGACGTGCACCTTTAGGCCTGTCTCCACACTACTCTGCGAATGCGGGCATGTGGCTTACTACAACTGTCCTTATttacgacatcgcggttgaggcgcATTGCCCGCACAGGGTCATGAGACAGTTTGGACAGCGACAGGAG GTTGTCGAGGAGTGGCATGCCGTGCTCAGCCGTTTGGCTCACCACGATGCAACCGTGGTTGGAGCAATGGGACGATGCAGATGA